From Nicotiana tabacum cultivar K326 chromosome 20, ASM71507v2, whole genome shotgun sequence, one genomic window encodes:
- the LOC107814663 gene encoding tetraspanin-7-like: MDLGKYGYIIMLILNLFGIIISIPIIVIPLVTVAKFCRETSMTMFLIAGIMILTWSFAGLISSLCCWKIGFQEFIYMRSQVFILFIVVLLGTMAWWQSRTDSRLYTYYDWETFKNCMVKKQVCQRNLRNGLERLSPFASHSLQDACCKYPQICDDRNMSNKDSKNQHGPLTWMEIYDGLPATDNNQQGEKQNKSNNETDGDCGKWSSDSNKLCFDCNACKKGYLDKQDQNWVAALSICVVNSVVLLSFSCYFYSKNFGEPNRGNTKSSKVHPADV; the protein is encoded by the exons ATGGATCTTGGAAAATATGGCTACATTATCATGCTCATTCTCAATTTATTTGGAATTATCATATCAATTCCCATTATCGTTATCCCCCTCGTAACAGTTGCTAAATTTTGTCGGGAAACTTCAATGACAATGTTTTTAATTGCTGGAATCATGATATTAACATGGTCATTCGCAGGTCTCATAAGTTCATTATGCTGTTGGAAAATTGGTTTCCAGGAATTTATTTATATGAGGTCACAGGTTTTTATCCTATTTATAGTCGTTCTTTTGGGAACAATGGCGTGGTGGCAATCTAGAACAGATTCTCGTTTGTACACATATTATGATTGGGAAACTTTTAAGAATTGTATGGTGAAGAAACAAGTTTGTCAAAGAAATTTAAGAAATGGATTGGAGAGATTGTCTCCATTTGCTTCACATTCCCTTCAg gATGCTTGTTGCAAGTACCCGCAGATATGTGATGATAGAAATATGTCCAACAAGGACAGCAAAAACCAACATGGCCCTTTAACTTGGATGGAAATATACGATGGTCTCCCAGCCACTGACAATAATCAACAAGGTGAAAAACAAAACAAGTCTAATAATGAAACTGATGGAGATTGTGGTAAATGGAGTAGTGATTCCAATAAGCTTTGTTTCGATTGCAATGCGTGTAAAAAAGGATACTTGGACAAGCAAGATCAGAATTGGGTTGCTGCATTATCGATTTGTGTTGTTAACAGTGTTGTCCTCCTTTCATTTTCTTGTTACTTTTATAGTAAGAATTTTGGGGAGCCTAATCGGGGAAATACCAAAAGCAGCAAAGTCCATCCTGCTGATGTATAG